The bacterium genome segment ACGTGCTGCTGCTGATCGTGGGGCCTCAGCAGGACCCGCGCGCGATGCTCAGGCTCCTGGCCCGGCTGGTGCGGCAGGTCAAGGTTCCCGGCTTCCTGCAGGCCCTGCGCCGGTCGACGACGGCCGAGGAGCTGGGGCGGGCCTTTCCCGTGGGCGAGACCCCGGCCTGATCCGCCGCGAATTCCGCTTGGCTCCGTCCCCGGCCGTGGACTATGTTAAACGGCCCGGCAACGGCCTACAACCGAGATCATTCCCGTCAACGTTTTCCCTACGCAAGGGAGCGAGGTCCGATGACCAGCCAATCCAGGATCCCCCGCCGCGGCGCATGGATCGCCTCCGTGGCCGCGATGATCGCCTTCGCGGCGACCGTCCACGCCGCCGCCGATCATCTGCTGATCAGCGAGGTCCTCGTCAAGGAGCGGCCTGGCGTCACGACGTACGGCAGCGAGTACGTCGAGATCACCAACGCGGGCGCCGCGTCGGCCGATCTCTCGCTCGTCTACCTGTCCGACGCGAGCAACAGCCTCAGCGCGTCGTCCTACTACTACAACATCGTGACGGGCGGCGGCGCCGGCGGCGGCGGCACCTCGGGCGATTTCCACGCGCGCTTCCCCGTGGGCGCAACGCTGGCCCCGGGCGCGTCGGTGGTGGTGGCGCTGCGCGGCAGCGCGGCCTTCCAGACCTCGCACGGGCGGCTGCCCGACTACGAACTGTTCGAGGACGGCATCACGCCCGACGCCGTGCCCGAGCTGGTCGAGGCGTTCCCCGGCAGCATCGGCTTCGGCCTCGGCAACGGCGCCACCAACGCGGTGCCGACCAGCGGCTGGCTGGACGACGTCTCCGAGACCCTGGTGATGTACCAGTGGGACGGCGCGTCCGACCTGGTGGAGGACCTGGACTACCTGACCTGGGGGACGAGCACCACGCTGCGCGTCAACAAGTCGGGC includes the following:
- a CDS encoding lamin tail domain-containing protein, which codes for MIAFAATVHAAADHLLISEVLVKERPGVTTYGSEYVEITNAGAASADLSLVYLSDASNSLSASSYYYNIVTGGGAGGGGTSGDFHARFPVGATLAPGASVVVALRGSAAFQTSHGRLPDYELFEDGITPDAVPELVEAFPGSIGFGLGNGATNAVPTSGWLDDVSETLVMYQWDGASDLVEDLDYLTWGTSTTLRVNKSGVSVDGPDVDAVASAYLADTAVGSQQALTTIHTYGDCFQRLGVDEGAETATGGNGLTGHDETSENLTATWSVTADQDPTSTGTAPSAAPLVTAAETS